The Marinitoga litoralis genomic sequence CCATTAGAAAAAATTCCTGTAGGTACAATTGTTCATAATATAGAATTTGAACCAGGAAAAGGTGCAAAAATTGCTAGATCCGCAGGAACATATGCACAATTAATGGCTAAAGAAGGAAAATATGCATTATTAAGAATGCCTTCAAGTGAATTAAGAAGAGTTCACGTAAAATGTATGGCTACAGTTGGAATGGTAGGAAATGAAGATCATATAAATGAAGTGTCTGGTAAAGCAGGTAGAACAAGATGGTTAGGTAAAAAGCCACACGTTAGAGGTATGGCTATGAACCCAGTTGATCACCCAATGGGTGGTGGTGAAGGCGCAAGTAAAGGTCATATACCACAAAGTCCTTGGGGAACACCTGCAAAAGGATTTAAAACAAGACGCGGTAAGAGAAAATCAGATAAATTTATAGTAAGAAGAAGAAAAAAGTAACCTAGGGGGTGCTGTTAGTGAGTAGATCATTGAAAAAAGGGCCTTATGTACACCCAAGTCTGTTGAAAAAGATAAGAGAGTTAAATGAAAAAGGTGAAAAAAAGGTAATTAAAACATGGAGCAGAGCTTCAATGGTATTACCAGAAATGATTGGACATACAATTGCTGTACATAATGGAATGAAACATATACCTGTATATATTACAGAACATATGATTGGACACAGATTAGGTGAGTTCGCACCAACAAGAAGATTTGGTGGTCATGCTGACAAAAAGGCTAAAAAAGGTAAGGTGAAATGAGGAGGGACGTAACCATGGCTGTATCAAGAGTTCAAGATGGTAAAAGATTGAAAAGATCTGTTTTTCATAGATTAAGAAAAGAAGCTGAAGCAGCACAGCCAAAGATTGAAGCAAAAGCTACTGCAAAATTTTTAAGAATTTCTCCAAGAAAAGCAAGATCTGTTGTTAATGCTATAAGGGGAAAAAATGTAGATGAAGCTTTACAAATATTAATGTTTAGCCCTAAAAAAGCTGCAAGATTAACATATAAAGTATTAGTATCAGCAATTTCAAATGCAGAAAATAATTTTGGATTAGATGCAGATAACTTATATGTTGCTGAAGTATATGTAAATGATGGTCCAAGAATGAAAAGATTATGGCCAAGAGGTAGAGGTAGAGCTGATATCTTACAAAAAAGATTATCACATATTACTGTTGTAGTTAGAGACAGAGAAAAAGAAAAAGAGTTAAAATCTCAGAAGTGAGGTGGAATATACGTGGGTCAAAAAGTACATCCATATGGATTTAGGTTAGGAATTTCCAAACCTTGGAAGGCTAACTGGTTTAGCGATCAAAATTATGCAGAATTTTTAGAAGAAGATTTAAAAATAAGAAATTACATAAAGAATAAATATTTTGAAGCAGGTATTGGAGATATTTTAATTGAAAGACCATCTTCAACACAAATAAACATCACAATTAAAGCTGTAAGAGTTGGAATTATCATTGGAAGAAAAGGTGCTGAAATTCAAGCATTAAAAAATGAAATAGAAAAATTAGTTAATGATAGAAATGTAAGAATTAATATTGATGAAATAAAAAATCCTCAAGTAGAAGCTGTATTAATTGCAGAAAATATAGCAGCACAAATCTTAAAGAGAGCATCTTATAAAAGAGCAATGAAAAGAGCAATTTCAGCTGCTTTAAAGAAAGGTGCAAAAGGTATTAAAATAATGGTTTCAGGTAGATTAAACGGTGCTGAAATCGCTAGAACAGAATGGTATATGGAAGGAAGATTACCTTTACAAACATTAAGATCTGACATAGATTACGGAACTGCTGAAGCACAAACATTGTCTGGAACTATCGGAATCAAAGTTTGGGTTTATAAAGGCGACACTCAGTTATGAACTAAAGGAGGGCGTGATGTAAATGTTAATGCCAAAAAGATATAAATATAGAAAAATACAAAGAGGTAAAATGAAGGGCAATGCCAAAGGCGGAACATTAGTTGACTTTGGCGATTGGGGTTTAAAAGCATTAGAACCAGCTTTAATAACTTCTCAACAAATTGAAGCATGTAGATTAGCAATGGTTAGAACATTAAAAAGAAATGGTAAAATTTGGATAAAAATATTCCCAGATAAACCAATTACTTCAAAAGGAATCGGAACAAGAATGGGTAAAGGTAAAGGTGATGTTGAAGGTTGGACAGCAGTAGTAAAACCAGGTAAGGTTTTATTTGAAATTGCTGGAACAACAGACGAATTAGCAAAAGAAGCATTATTATATGCAGCAACAAAATTACCTATTAAGACAAAAATAGTACCCAGGTACCATATAAGGGGGGAAGCAAAATGAAAAAACAAGTAGCAGAATTAATCAACTTAACAGACGAAGAATTAAAAGCAAAATTAGAAGAAGCAAAGAAAAAATTATTTGAAATGAGATTCCAACACGAATTAGGTCAAATAAGAAATACTGCTTCCATAAAGATGGTAAGAAGAGATATTGCTAGAATAAAAACAATTCTCAGACAAAGGGAATTGGGTATAAGGAGGTAATGAGTAATGCCCAAAAAAACATTAATTGGAGAAGTTGTTAGCGATAAAATGGACAAAACAGTTACTGTATTAGTTGAAAGAAAAATAAAACATCCAATATATAAGAAATTTGTTAAAAAATCAAAAAAATTCCATGCACATGATGAAAATAATGAATGTGGTGTAGGAGATATTGTTGAAATAGAAGAAACAAGACCATATTCAAAAACAAAGACTTGGAAAGTTGTAAGAATAGTAGAAAAGAACATTTTTGCGGAAAATAATAATAAAACACCCGAAACAGTGGAAGAACTTGGGGGTGACGAATAATGATCCAAGCTGAAAGTTATTTAAGAGCTGCAGATAATTCTGGTGCAAAAGTTTTAAGAGTTATTAGAGTATTAGGTGGTTTCCATAAATCAGTAGGTACAGTTGGAGACGTTGTTGTATGTTCTGTTAGGGAAGCAATTCCTCACACAGACATAAAAAAAGGTCAAGTTGTTAAAGCTGTTGTTGTTAGAACAAGCAAAGAAATTAGAAGAAAAGATGGTTCTCACATTAGATTTGATGAAAATGCAGCGGTTTTAATTGATAAAAACAATATGCCTGTAGGTACTCGTGTTTTTGGACCAATTGCTAGAGAAGTGAGAGAAGCAGGTTATACTAAAATAGCATCTCTTGCACAAGAAGTATGGTGAGGTGAGAGCATGAAAGTGAAGAAAGGTGACTTAGTAAGAGTTATTTCTGGAAAAGATAAAGGAAAAGAAGGAAAAGTTTTAAGAGTAATACCTAAATTAGATAAAATTGTTGTTGAAAATGTAAATATAGTAAAGAAACACCAAAGACCAACTCAAGAATTAAGAGAAGGTGGAATTATAGAACAACCTTCAGCAATACATGCAAGTAAAGTAATGGTAGTTTGTCCAAGTTGTGGCAAACCAACAAGAGTTGGATACAGATTCTTAGAAGAAGGTAGAAAAGTAAGAATTTGTAGAAAATGTAATGAAATCATAGATAAGGTTTAATGAGGGAGGAATAGATTATGAGATATGAATACATTCCATTAAAAAATGAGTATGAAAAAGAAGTAGTTCCAGCCCTCATGAAAGAATTTGGATACAAAAACATTCATGAAGTTCCAAAAATAGTTAAAATTGTAGTTAATATGGGAATTGGCGAGGGCTCAAGAAATGCTGACGTTGTTGAAAAACATGCTCAAGAATTATCAACAATAACAGGTCAAAAAGCTGTTGTTACAAGAGCAAAGAAAAGTGTTGCTAACTTCAAATTAAGAGAAGGTATGCCTATTGGTGCAAAAGTAACATTAAGAAGCGTAAGAATGTACAACTTCTTATACAAATTGATTAATATAATTTTCCCAAAATTAAGAGACTTTAGAGGTATGAACCCAAATAGTTTTGATGGAAGAGGAAATTATACATTCGGTTTAACAGAACAATTAGTATTTCCTGAATTAAAACCTGATCAAGTAAAAAGAGTACAAGGTATGGATATTACAATTGTTACTACTGCAAAAACTGATGAGGAAGCAAGAAAACTCCTTCAATTAATGGGCTTCCCTTTCAAGAGAGATTAAGGAGGAGGTAAATAATGGCAAAAAAATCAATGGTTGCTAGATGGAAAAAACCAAAAAAATATAAGACTAGGGAATATTCAAGATGTGTAGTTTGTGGAAGACCTAGATCAGTATATAAAGAATTTGGATTATGTAGAGTATGTTTCAGAAAATTAGCCGCTGAAGGTAAATTACCAGGCGTTAAAAAGGCAAGTTGGTAAGGAGGGAATCTTGATGTGGAGTGATCCCGTAGCAGATATGCTTACAAGAATAAGAAATGCAAACCTTGTTATGAAGGAAAGTGTAGAAATTCCAGCATCTAATTTAAAAAGAAATATAGCTGAAATATTAAAAAGAGAAGGTTATATTACAGATTATAAATTCATAGAAGATGGAAAACAAGGAATATTAAAAATACAATTAAAATACAAAGGTGACAGAAAAAATAAACAACATGTTATTCACAGTATCATAAGAGTTTCAAAACCTGGTAGAAGGGTTTACGTATCTAAAGATAGAATTCCAGTTGTAAAAGGTGGAATGGGAATATCAATAATTTCAACATCAAAGGGTGTTCTAACTGACAAAGAAGCTAGAGAGCTTGGTGTTGGTGGAGAACTAATTTGTTACGTTTGGTAGGAGGTGCTGAATAAATGTCACGTATATCAAAAAATCCAATCGATATACCAAATGGAGTAGAAGTGACAGTTAACGATAATATTATTAAAGTTAAAGGTCCTAAAGGTGAATTAACTCAAGACTATTTACCATATGTAAAATTTGTAATTGAAGATAATAAAATAAAGGTTGAACCAAATGAAGAATCAATGAAAAGAAAAAGTGATGAAAAAAGAATTAACATGTTCCAAGGTACATATGCAGCATTGGTAAAAAATATGATTAAAGGTGTTACAGAAGGATTTTCAAAAGAATTAGAAATTTTAGGTATTGGTTATAGGGCTGCAATGCAAGGTTCAAAATTAGTTTTACAATTAGGTTATTCTCATCCTATTGAATACCTTCCTCCAGAAGGAGTTACAATAGAAGTACCAGCACCAAATAAAATAGTTGTTAAAGGTATTAATAAATATTTGGTTGGAGAAGTTGCAGCTAAGATAAAAAGATTCAGAAAACCAAATGTATACTCTGGAAAAGGTATTAAATATGTTGGTGAGGTAATTATAAGAAAACAAGGTAAGAAAGTTTAAGGGAGGCTGACCAGATGATTAAACCCATCCAAAAGAAAAAGTTAAGAAGAAAAAGACATTTAAGGGTTAGAAGCAAAGTTTTTGGAACTCCTGAAAGACCAAGAATGGCAGTTTTCAAGAGCAATAAACATATATATGTTCAAATAATCGACGATACTAAAGGACATACATTAGCAGCTGCTTCTACTTTAGATAAAGAATTAAAATTAGAAAAAACATGGGATATCGAAGCTGCTAAAGAAGTAGGAAAATTAGTAGCTAAAAGAGCAAAAGAAAAAGGAATCGCTAAAGTATCATTTGATAGAGGCGGCTTCAAATATCACGGAAAGATTAAAGCATTAGCTGATGCTGCACGTGAAGCAGGTCTTGAATTTTAAGGAGGTGTGTGCAGAAAATGGCCTTAGATAAAAATTTAATGGCTTCAGCAGCTGCTGAAGAATTTGAAGAAAGAATAATAGAAATAAGAAGAGTTACAAAGGTTACAACTGGTGGAAAAAACATTTCATTTAGGGTTGTAGCTGTAGTGGGAAATAGAAATGGTAAAGTTGGAGTAGGAAGTGGAAATGCAAGAGAAGTTCCACAAGCAATTAGAAAAGCAATTCAAGATGCAAAGAAAAATGTAATAGAAGTTCCAATAAAAAACGGTACAATCCCTCATGAAGTATTTGGAAGACAAGATGCATCTAAAGTTCTTTTAAAACCAGCTGGTCCTGGTACGGGTATTATTGCTTCTGCTGCAGTTCGTGCTGTAGTTGAATTAGCAGGAGTACATAATATTTTATCAAAAGCTTTAGGTTCAACAACAGCTATAAACTTATCTAAAGCAACTTTGAACGGATTAAAAGAATTAAAATCTCCTAAAGAATATGCAGAACTCAGAGACTTGAGCGTTGCTAAGGTATTCCAAGGAGCCCATAAGGAGGGATAAGAAATGGCTAAATTAAAAATAAAACTTGTAAGAGGAAGAGCGGGAAAAAATTATAGACAACTCGCCACCTTAGATGCCTTAGGGTTAAGAAAACCAAATCAAGAAGTAGTTAAAGAAGATAGACCAGAAATTAGAGGTATGATAACAAAGGTACAACACCTTGTAAAAGTTGAAGAAATTGAAGAATGAGGGGGTAGCAAATATGTCTCTTAAAATATCAGACTTAAAACCCACCGAAGGATCAAGAAAAGTAGCAAAAAGAACTGGTAGAGGTTGGAGCTCAGGATTAGGAAAAACTGGTGGTAAAGGTCATAAAGGTCAAAAATCTAGAGGTAAAGGTAAAGTAAGACCAAGCTTCGAAGGTGGTCAAACACCATTATTTAGAAGAATACCTAAATATGGTTTTACAAATGCTCCTTTTAAAAAGGATTTTGCAGAAGTTAATATTTCTGTTTTAGAAAACAGATTTGAAGCAAATGAAGAAATAACACCTGAAAAATTATTAGAAAAGAAAATTATTAGAAAAATAAAAGATGGTGTAAAAATATTAGGAAATGGTGAAATAACAAAACCATTAAAAGTTAAAGCACACGCATTTAGTAAAAAAGCACAAGAAAAAATCGAATCAGCCGGCGGAAGTGTCGAGGTGATTCAGTAATGAAAGAAGCATTTAAAAATATGTTTAAGATCCCGGAACTCCGGGATCGTATTATATTTACATTATTGGCTTTAATAGCCTTTAGAGTAGGTATATACATCCCTATTCCAGGTATTGATTTAGCAAGATGGGAAGCATTTATTGCAGGAGTAGGTGGAGCATCACAAGGTTTTATTAGTTTCTTTGATGTGTTTACTGGAGGTTCATTAAAACAATTCTCTATATTTGTTTTAAGTGTAACTCCATACATCAATGCTTCAATTATTTTACAATTATTATCATCAGTAATCCCAAGTTTAAAAGAAATGTTGAGAGAAGGGGAAGAAGGAAGAAAGAAATTTGGAAGATTAACAAGACAAGTTACATTAGGGTTAGCTGTTCTTCAAGGTTTCTTCCTATCTATGGGGGTAGCTGCTTATAGATCAGCTAATTTAAATTATGCATTATTCCTTTTAATTTCTACTGTATCAATTGTAGCAGGTACAATGTTCTTATTATGGTTAGGTGAAATGATTACAGAAAAAGGTATAGGAAATGGTATTTCTGTATTAATTTTTGCAGGTATTGTTTCTAGATTCCCACAATATATTGCAAGTGGTTTAGTTGGAAGATTAAGTGTATTTGAATGGGTAATTTTAATAATTGTTGCAATTGCTGTTGTTGTAGGTACAATTTACTTACAAACTTCAGAAAGAAGAATTAATGTTCAATATGCTAAGAGAGTAGTTGGAAACAAAATATATGGTGGAGCATCTACATATATTCCAATAAAAGTTAATGGTGGAGGAGTTTTACCAATCATCTTTGCATCTGCAATAATGACTTTACCTTCAATGTTAGGTTCAGTAACTGGAGCTGATTGGGTAAATAGATGGTTTGGTTATGGAACTCCTATTTATTTAATTTTATATTCATTATTGATTTTCTTCTTTGCATATTTCTATAATTCAGTTGTTATTGATCCAAATGATATCTCAGAAAATATTAAAAAATATGGTGGATTTATTCCTGGTATTAGACCTGGAAAACCAACATCTGATTACATTACAAAAACTATGATGAGAGTAACATTTATAGGTGCTATATTCTTGGTAGTTATTTCATTATTACCATACATTATTAGAAGTGCATCAGGTGTTAATATTTGGATTGGTGGAACTTCAGCACTTATTGCTGTTGGGGTTTCTTTAGATATCATGCAACAAATAGAAGCTCACATGATTACAAGACAATATGAAGGATTTATGAAAAAAGGAAAACTCCGTGGGAGGAGATAATTATGAGTAAACTAAATTTATTGTTTTTTGGACCTCCCGGTGCTGGAAAAGGTACAATAGCCAAAGAAGTTGCTAAGCATTATGATATTCCACATATCTCCACAGGCGATATGCTTAGAGAAGCAGTAGCTTCTGGGAGTGAATTAGGTAAAAAGGTTAAATCAATTTTAGATAGTGGTCAATTAGTTCCTGATGAAATAATGTTAGATGTTATAAAAGATAGATTATCAAAAGATGATGTGAAAAAAGGGTTTATTTTAGATGGATTCCCAAGAACAATACCACAAGCTGAAGCATTAGAAAAGATATTAGATGAATTAAATAACCCTATTACAGGTATTATTTATTTAGAAGTTGATGAAGAAACAATTGTTAAAAGAATTACTTCTAGAAGAATCTGTCCTAAATGCGGAAAAATATATAACACTATATCTTTAAAACCAAAAGTTGATAATATATGTGATATTGATGGAGCAGAATTAATTCAAAGAGATGATGATAAAGAAGAAGTAGTAAGAGATAGATATAAGGTATATATGGAAAAAACATACCCTGTAATAGAATTTTATAAAAAATATAATCAATTCTTTACAGTAGACGGTAGTGGTACTGTTGAAATAGTTACAAAAGAAGTGTTTAATATATTGGAAGGGATATTATGATTTTAATTAAAACACAATCTGAAGTTGATAGGATGAAGCGAGCTGGACAGCAGCTCGCTATCCTGTTTGAAAAAATTAAAGATTTAGTTGTTGAAGGGTCATCAGCATATGAAGTAGAAAAGTATGTAGATAGCTATATGAAAGAAAAAGGATTTATCCCAACCTTTAAAGGATATGGTGGATTTCCATATGCAACATGTATTTCATTAAATGAAGAGATTGTACATGGATTTCCATTGAAAGAGAAGGTTTTTAAAAATGGAGATATTGTTTCGATAGATATGGGATTAACTCTTGACGGATACATAGCTGACGCAGCAAGAACATTTATAATAGGTGAAGTTAGTGAAGAAGTAAAAAAACTTGTGGAAGTAACTGAAAAGTCATTTTGGATAGGTATTGAACAAGCTATCCCAGGGAACAGAATTGGAGATATAGGATATGCTATTCAAAATTATGTAGAATCTTTTGGTTTTTCTATTATTAAAGAATATGTCGGACACGGAGTAGGTAGAAAGCTTCATGAAGATCCCCAAATACCAAATTATGGTATAAAAGGGAAAGGACCAATGATTAGAGAAAGAATGACATTTGCTATTGAACCAATGGTTTCTTTGGGGGATTGGAAAGTTAAAGTTTTAGATGACGGTTGGACTGCTGTGACTTTAGATGGATCATTGTCTGCACATTATGAAAATACTATTGTTGTGACTAAAGATGGTCCTGAAGTATTAACAATATTAGAATAGCCCGAGAGGTGATGTTCGTGGCAAAAAAAGATGATGTTATTGTAATGGAAGGTCATATTGTAGAGTCATTACCAAATGCTACATTTAGAGTAGAATTGGATAATGGTCATATGATTTTGGCTCATATTTCTGGAAAAATGAGAAAGAATTTTATTAGATTAGTTCCTGGAGATAGAGTAATAGTAGAAGTTTCTATCTATGATTTAAATAGAGGTAGAATTATTAGGAGAGAAAGAATAAAGAGAAATCCAAGCAGCGAGGAGGAATGAGCAAATGAAAGTAAGAGCCTCAGTTAAAAAAAGATGTGAACACTGTAGAGTAATAAGAAGAAAAGGTAGAGTATGGGTAGTATGTTCTAAAAATCCTAAGCATAATCAAAGACAAGGATAATTTTAAAGGAGGGAAATTTGAATGCCACGTATTTTGGGTGTTGAAGTACCAAATAACAAGAAGTTATTCATTGCTCTTACATCAATATATGGTATAGGAAAACATAGAGCAATGGAAATATTAGAATCAACAGGTATTGACCCTGACAAAAGAGCAAAAGATTTAACAGATGATGAAATTAGTAAAATCACTCACTACATTAACGAACACTTTTTAGTTGAAGGTGAATTAAGACAAGAAATTCAAAAAAATATTTCTAGATTAATAGAAATAGGTTCTTACAGAGGGTACAGACATAAGAATGGATTACCTGTAAGAGGACAAAAAACACATGCAAATGCAAGAACCAGAAAAGGTCCAAGACCTTCAAAAATCGGTAAGAAAAAGTAATAAGGAGGTTTAGCAATGGCTAGAAGATCTACTGCAAATCAAAAGAAAAAGAAAATATCTCTTGAAAAAGCTGTTGTACATATACAATCCACATTCAATAATACAATTATCACATTATCAGACCCAGCAGGAAACACATTATTATGGGCTAGTGGAGGTACAGCAGGATTTTCAGGAACAAAAAAAGGAACTCCATATGCTTCACAATTAGCAGCTGATAAAATTGCAAAAGAAGCAGTGAAATATGGAATAAAGAAATTAGATGTTTATGTAAAAGGACCAGGTGCTGGAAGAGAATCAGCAATTAGAACTTTACAAGCAGCAGGATTGGTAATTGAAAATATAAAAGATAAGACTCCAATACCTCATAACGGTTGTAGACCAAAGAAAAGAAAAGGAATGTAAGGCCTAAGAGGAGGGAATGTAATGGCAAGATATATCGGATCTCTTTGTAAATTATGTAGAAGAGAAGGATTTAAATTATATTTAAAAGGTGAAAGATGTTATACAGATAAATGTGCTTTAGCTAGAAGACCATATGCACCAGGACAACACGGAAAACAAGCAAAAAAACCAACACAATACGGATTACAATTAAGGGCAAAACAAGCATTAAAAAGAATTTATGGTGTTTTAGAAAGACAATTCAGAAGATACTTTGAAGAAGCATCAAGAAAAGAAGGAAACACTGGA encodes the following:
- the rpsM gene encoding 30S ribosomal protein S13 — its product is MPRILGVEVPNNKKLFIALTSIYGIGKHRAMEILESTGIDPDKRAKDLTDDEISKITHYINEHFLVEGELRQEIQKNISRLIEIGSYRGYRHKNGLPVRGQKTHANARTRKGPRPSKIGKKK
- the rpsK gene encoding 30S ribosomal protein S11 — protein: MARRSTANQKKKKISLEKAVVHIQSTFNNTIITLSDPAGNTLLWASGGTAGFSGTKKGTPYASQLAADKIAKEAVKYGIKKLDVYVKGPGAGRESAIRTLQAAGLVIENIKDKTPIPHNGCRPKKRKGM